A DNA window from Hydra vulgaris chromosome 13, alternate assembly HydraT2T_AEP contains the following coding sequences:
- the LOC136090377 gene encoding deoxyuridine 5'-triphosphate nucleotidohydrolase-like: MENKEFKSLEITDIHEWSFYETKESACVDLRSSKDVILQPHQRVLVSTGVYINEMDSYLVGQIYLKSGIAYKYGVVVLNAPGIIDADYKEEIKVLLMNYSEENYVIKRGDAIAQMGFVKMFKAVKNVIEFDGCCCRGVKMSMIKDVERKGGFGSTGK, from the coding sequence atggaaaataaagaGTTTAAATCACTCGAAATTACAGATATTCATGAATGGtctttttatgaaacaaaagagAGCGCTTGTGTTGATTTGAGAAGCTCAAAGGATGTTATACTTCAACCACATCAACGTGTTTTAGTAAGTACTGGAGTGTATATCAATGAAATGGATTCATATTTAGTAGGacagatatatttaaaatcaggTATAGCTTACAAATATGGTGTGGTAGTGTTGAATGCTCCAGGAATAATAGACGCCGATTATAAAGAGGAAATTAAAGTCTTATTGATGAATTATTCTGAAGAAAATTATGTGATTAAACGTGGAGATGCTATTGCTCAAATgggatttgtaaaaatgtttaaagctgtaaaaaatgtaatagaATTTGATGGGTGTTGTTGTCGTGGAGTAAAAATGTCAATGATTAAAGATGTAGAAAGAAAGGGTGGTTTTGGTTCCactggaaaataa